GCCGGGGCTGCCCCACCGCACCGGCCATGGTATCGGCCTGGACATCCATGAGGGCCCCTATCTGGTGCGGGGCGACGAGACCCCCTTGGCGGAAGGGATGTGCTTTTCCAACGAGCCGATGATCTGCGTGCCGGGCGAGTTCGGCATTCGCCTGGAGGATCACTTCTACATGACGGCCGAGGGTCCGCGCTGGTTCACCCAGCCAAGCCATTCCATCGAGGATCCGTTCGGGTTGGAGGCCTGAGGAGAGCGTCGAGTCCGTCCGGCCCTGGCGCGCTCGTTTGCGAATGTCGTTACGGGCTTCGCATAGAGCGGGCTCGCCCGCGAAGGCCACTCGCGCGTTCGCCGGCAAGCCGGCTCCTACGATGCGCGTGTAGAAGCCGGCTCGCGAAATTCGGCTTGGTGTTTAAGGTGCGAGTTTCACCCTGGCGAAGCTGTTCGTGCCCAGCGGACTCAACTGGTAGCCCTCCACGCCCTTGCGCAGGGCAACGAACTGCTTGGGATGGGCCAGGGGAATCCAGGGGGCCTGCTCGTGGAAGATGGCCAGGGCCTGCCGGTAGAGCGGCGCACGCTGCTCGGGGTCGGTCAGGGCGCGGGCCCGGCGGATCAGTTCGTCGAACTCCGGGTTGCACCAGCCCGTCAGGTTCTCCCCGGACGTCACTGCGCCGCAGGAGAGGTTGGGGGTGAGGAAGTTGTCCGGGTCTCCGTTGTCGCCGGCCCAGCCCATGAACACCAGGTCGTGTTCGCCGTTCTTCGCCCGCTTGATGAGCTCGCCCCATTCGACCATGCGGATCTCGCTCTGGATGCCGATGGCCGCCAGGTCGGCCTGCAGCATCTGCGCGCCGATACCCGGGTTGGGGTTGGTGCTGGTACCACCGGGGCGGGTCCAGATGGACAACGTGAAGCCTTCCTCGTACCCCGCCTCGGCCAGAAATCGCCGTGCTCGTTCCGGGTCATGGGGCCAGGGCTGCAGTTTGTCGTTGTAGCCCAGCAAGGTGGGCGGGTAGGGGGCCACGGCGATGCTGGCGTTGTCTTCGCCGTACTGCGCGCGGATATAGGACCGGGTGTCGAAGGCGAGGTTGATGGCCTGGCGTACCCGTACGTCGTCCAGGGGCGCGTGGCGGGTGTTGATGCCGATGTAGGCGATGAGCTGGGAGTCGAGTTCGAGGACCTCCAGGGCCGGGTCCTGGCGCAGGGCGGCGACATCGGTGGGGCGTGGATAGACGGCGATCTGGCATTCCCCCGCCCTGAGCTTCTGCACCCGCACATTGGAGTCGGGGGAGATGGAGAACAGCAGGCGGTCGATGGCGGGGCGGCCCGCCCAGTAGTCAGGGTTGGCGCGGTAGCGCACCTGGGCGTCCTTGCGGTAGCGCTCGAAGATGAAGGGGCCGGTGCCCACCGGCTCGCGGTTGAGCTGTTCCGGCTTGCCGGCGTCGAGCAGTTGTCCGCCGTACTCTGCGGAGTAGAGGGAAGTGAAGCCCATGGCGAGATTCGCCAGGAACGGCGCCTCCCGCTGTTTGAGGGTAAAGCGCACGCGGTGGTCGTTCAGCTTCTCGATACCCTCGACGAGGTTGGCGAGGTCCATGGACTCGGCATAGGGGAAACCACGTGGCGACAGCTTGTGCCAGGGATGCTGCGGGTCCAGCTGGCGCTGGAAGCTCCAGAGCACGTCGTCGGCGTTGAAGTCGCGGCTGGGGGTGAACCAGGGCGTGCTGTGGAACTTCACGCCCTGGCGCAACTGGAACTCGTAGACACGCCCGTCGGGGCTGATGGTCCAGCTTTCCGCCAGCCCCGGCTCGAGGCGTGTGCTGCCGGGGACGAAGTGCACCAGGCGGTCGAAGAGGGTTTCGGCCGAGGCATCGGCGGTGGTGGCGGCGGTGTACTGGGCGATATCGAAGCCCTCCGGGCTGGCTTCGGTGCAGACCACCAGGCTGCTGGCCTGGACGAGCGTCTGTGTTCCGCCAAGGGTCAGGAGCAGGAGCGTCAGGCGAAGGGGCTTGAACATGGGGGAACTCCTGGGCGCCGGGGAGGGGACCCCGGCGCCGTGGTGATTCAGAGCAGGCTGAAGGGGAGGGTGGTGACGATCCGTAGTTCGTCGGCGCTGCCGTCCACTTGCTGCCGGCTTCCTCGATGGGACATCCAGGTGACCTTGAAGGTGGCGTCCTTGAGCTGACCTTCCCGAAGCCTGTAGCTGGCCGACAGGCCATATTCGTGGTGACGTTCCCCGTCCATGGCGCGTACCTCGGCGTAGTTGCCAAAGGCGCCGTTTCGGTCGCCTGTGTAACGGGTGCCGTCGATGTCCCAGCCCTTCACGTACCAGAGATGGGTGTCCAGGCCCGGTATTCCCAGGGAGTCCCAATCGGTCCGGTAGCTGATTTGCACCGACTTCTCATTGGGGCCGTTGTAGTCGGAGAACAGTGAGTTGGCCAGGTGGATCGCCCCCGTTTCGTGAACGTAGTCGAAGTATTCGTCGCCCCGGACCTGTTGCCACGCCAGGCTCAGCGCATGGGCCTTGTGGCTCAGGGTGAAGGCGAGGCTCCAGGCGTCGTTGTCGATGTAGCCCGCCTTGCGCGAGCCACTGTCGCGGGTGCGATAGGCATTCAGGGCGGTGTCCAGGGCCAGTGTGTCGCGGTCGCCCAGCCCGTGGAACAGGCCCAGGTAGAACTGGTCCCAGATGTCTTCTAAACGACCGCCGTAGACGGCGACTTCGAGCGCTTCGACGGGCCCGTAGCGTCCCCCGAGGTAATGCACCCGGTCGCCCTCGGCTTCGCGGGTGCCGTACTCGGTGGTGAAGGCCTCGTCGCCGGCGCCGGTCCTTGGGCTGACCCGGCGGAAGCTGCCGGCCTGCAGGTGCAGCGTGTCCAGTTCCTGGCTGTCGAGGGCCACACCGTCGAAGCTGGAGGGCAGCGCGCGGTTGTCGATGTAGCCGAATACCGGGGTGTCCACCAGGAAACGGCCTGCCTTGAGTTCGGTGCGGGAGGCTCGTAATCGCAGGTTGGCGATGCCGACCTTGGTCCATTGCGCGGGGGCGTGGCCATCGCTGTCCGTCAGGGTCCGGTTGCCGCCGCCACTGATTCGTCCCTTGCCGCGTTCCAGGTTGATGGCGTTGAAGGCGGCCAGGTCGAGGCCAACGCCCACCTCGCCTTCGGTGTAGCCCGAGCGGTAGCCGAGCTGGGTGCCCTGAACCAGGGTGTGCCGGGCCTGGGTAGCTTCCGGGGGACCCTGGCGCTTG
This genomic window from Pseudomonas furukawaii contains:
- a CDS encoding ABC transporter substrate-binding protein; amino-acid sequence: MFKPLRLTLLLLTLGGTQTLVQASSLVVCTEASPEGFDIAQYTAATTADASAETLFDRLVHFVPGSTRLEPGLAESWTISPDGRVYEFQLRQGVKFHSTPWFTPSRDFNADDVLWSFQRQLDPQHPWHKLSPRGFPYAESMDLANLVEGIEKLNDHRVRFTLKQREAPFLANLAMGFTSLYSAEYGGQLLDAGKPEQLNREPVGTGPFIFERYRKDAQVRYRANPDYWAGRPAIDRLLFSISPDSNVRVQKLRAGECQIAVYPRPTDVAALRQDPALEVLELDSQLIAYIGINTRHAPLDDVRVRQAINLAFDTRSYIRAQYGEDNASIAVAPYPPTLLGYNDKLQPWPHDPERARRFLAEAGYEEGFTLSIWTRPGGTSTNPNPGIGAQMLQADLAAIGIQSEIRMVEWGELIKRAKNGEHDLVFMGWAGDNGDPDNFLTPNLSCGAVTSGENLTGWCNPEFDELIRRARALTDPEQRAPLYRQALAIFHEQAPWIPLAHPKQFVALRKGVEGYQLSPLGTNSFARVKLAP
- a CDS encoding OprD family outer membrane porin, which produces MTSSAMLFAESGNDQAGADGFVEGQSLYLTTRNFAAREWYRDSFGLEIPKRQGPPEATQARHTLVQGTQLGYRSGYTEGEVGVGLDLAAFNAINLERGKGRISGGGNRTLTDSDGHAPAQWTKVGIANLRLRASRTELKAGRFLVDTPVFGYIDNRALPSSFDGVALDSQELDTLHLQAGSFRRVSPRTGAGDEAFTTEYGTREAEGDRVHYLGGRYGPVEALEVAVYGGRLEDIWDQFYLGLFHGLGDRDTLALDTALNAYRTRDSGSRKAGYIDNDAWSLAFTLSHKAHALSLAWQQVRGDEYFDYVHETGAIHLANSLFSDYNGPNEKSVQISYRTDWDSLGIPGLDTHLWYVKGWDIDGTRYTGDRNGAFGNYAEVRAMDGERHHEYGLSASYRLREGQLKDATFKVTWMSHRGSRQQVDGSADELRIVTTLPFSLL